Proteins encoded within one genomic window of Lysinibacillus sphaericus:
- a CDS encoding copper amine oxidase N-terminal domain-containing protein, with protein sequence MKNKKISVAVSLLVVGLLTNGMQAKADDDDYDHDGYEHEKYEKYDDHDDDYDHDDYDYEYEDDYDDDDDQYENYDTTNVVNEKGKWNIWTRSVVVDKEALPFTDSKQVVLKVTGTNKEVNLFAMPKDGEIFVPGKTVAKLLGATATYYKTSEILVIQNANHELIYRAGKNVAYDNDVKTPLPAHAFYLNNELYLPISAITNGLGFIAEWQEENQQFVCQPLN encoded by the coding sequence ATGAAAAACAAAAAAATAAGTGTAGCAGTTAGTTTATTGGTAGTAGGTTTATTAACGAATGGCATGCAGGCTAAGGCAGATGATGACGATTATGATCACGATGGTTATGAACATGAAAAGTATGAAAAATACGATGACCATGATGACGACTATGATCATGATGACTATGATTATGAGTATGAAGATGATTATGACGACGATGATGATCAATACGAAAATTATGATACAACGAACGTTGTGAATGAAAAAGGGAAATGGAATATATGGACAAGATCCGTTGTTGTCGATAAAGAAGCACTACCTTTTACGGATTCAAAACAAGTTGTATTAAAAGTTACAGGCACAAATAAAGAGGTAAACTTGTTTGCAATGCCAAAAGACGGAGAAATATTTGTACCTGGCAAGACAGTGGCAAAGCTATTAGGTGCAACAGCGACTTATTACAAAACAAGTGAAATATTGGTTATTCAAAACGCCAATCATGAACTTATTTATCGCGCAGGGAAAAATGTTGCTTACGATAACGATGTAAAAACACCATTACCTGCACATGCTTTTTATTTAAATAATGAGCTTTATTTACCGATTAGTGCCATAACAAATGGCTTAGGCTTTATCGCCGAATGGCAAGAGGAAAATCAACAGTTTGTCTGTCAACCATTAAATTAG
- a CDS encoding FAD:protein FMN transferase codes for MDTLTLQVMNTEFYLAIAKSNKTNWKEKAEKWLRYVAQEWSRFGTNNELWQLNNLEIGQTLQLSDDLYDCLVQANDYYLRTNGLFSPYLKLQLEQHGYNQSFPFTSIEKEAMYNQSIIAGNPFRFLSNQQVMKIAQQEIDLGGFAKGYAIEKLAQWLEAEIAPEYGLIDGGGDMKMWSSGEKIWTIGVADPYDVDKEISSIKMASGAIATSNRIYRSWTQGENRKHHLLNGQTGNVAITDVIQATVVTSSLCDAEVGAKLCFLVDETKQQQWLEAICDRSARFIVKENQAGYWAMTGEKVC; via the coding sequence GTGGATACATTGACATTACAAGTAATGAATACGGAATTTTATCTAGCTATAGCAAAGAGTAACAAAACGAATTGGAAAGAAAAAGCTGAAAAGTGGCTTCGTTATGTAGCGCAAGAGTGGTCGAGGTTTGGCACGAACAATGAACTATGGCAATTGAATAATTTGGAAATCGGGCAAACATTACAATTAAGTGACGACCTCTACGATTGTTTGGTGCAGGCCAATGACTATTATCTTCGTACAAATGGTTTATTTTCACCGTATTTAAAATTACAACTTGAACAACATGGCTACAATCAATCTTTTCCGTTTACCTCAATTGAAAAGGAGGCAATGTACAACCAATCTATTATAGCAGGTAATCCTTTTCGGTTTTTAAGCAATCAACAAGTTATGAAAATAGCACAGCAAGAAATTGATTTAGGGGGTTTTGCAAAAGGCTATGCTATTGAAAAATTAGCGCAATGGCTTGAGGCGGAGATAGCTCCTGAATACGGCTTAATAGATGGGGGTGGGGATATGAAAATGTGGTCGTCAGGTGAAAAAATATGGACGATTGGTGTTGCCGATCCCTATGATGTGGACAAAGAAATAAGCTCTATAAAAATGGCTTCGGGCGCTATTGCTACCTCTAATCGAATTTATAGAAGTTGGACCCAAGGAGAAAACAGGAAGCATCATTTATTAAATGGTCAAACAGGAAACGTTGCGATCACGGATGTAATACAAGCAACGGTCGTAACATCATCATTATGTGATGCAGAAGTTGGAGCAAAACTTTGCTTTTTAGTGGATGAGACCAAACAGCAACAATGGCTTGAAGCAATATGCGACCGCAGTGCACGTTTTATTGTAAAAGAAAATCAAGCAGGTTACTGGGCAATGACGGGGGAGAAAGTATGTTAA
- a CDS encoding ferric reductase-like transmembrane domain-containing protein codes for MLTSTWEWIRLLGFLAYFYFTVSIVFGLLRKSTFVKSHKNLIYQVHQNAGWLGLITVVAHMFVLIIDNYQPYALVEVLLPFSSHYQPIASGLGIIAFYLFLLVLLTSDLWLKSMNRSIWKSIHFLVLPAWLLSLLHGILIGSDTDNIYILLFYFTSAGCVLSILIARMVSQGRKTKDKTVPQALRSSK; via the coding sequence ATGTTAACAAGTACATGGGAATGGATTCGGTTATTAGGGTTTTTAGCATATTTTTATTTTACAGTGTCTATTGTATTTGGTTTGTTAAGAAAATCAACGTTTGTCAAATCACATAAAAATTTAATTTACCAAGTTCATCAAAACGCGGGGTGGTTAGGTCTAATAACCGTTGTTGCGCATATGTTTGTGCTCATCATCGATAACTACCAGCCCTATGCATTAGTGGAAGTGCTACTCCCTTTTTCATCTCATTATCAACCGATTGCCTCGGGACTTGGGATAATTGCTTTTTACTTATTTTTATTAGTACTATTAACTTCAGATTTATGGTTGAAATCGATGAATCGCTCAATATGGAAATCGATCCACTTTCTCGTATTGCCAGCTTGGCTCCTATCTCTTTTACACGGCATACTTATTGGGAGTGATACAGACAACATATATATCCTGCTGTTCTATTTTACGTCCGCAGGTTGTGTGCTCTCAATATTGATAGCAAGAATGGTCAGCCAAGGAAGGAAGACAAAAGACAAAACAGTACCACAAGCATTAAGGAGCTCAAAATAA
- a CDS encoding sensor histidine kinase, with amino-acid sequence MFHKTRKKLSYLYATLYFLLFSLFIIVLYFSLVKLMENQQIQELEAFYIKQEHDYFEYANDNKKTVSYDPNRNYFYYIYTNDHQFIHGDESVRGLKTQVEKAFSPDRQVHDVVRRFEWKEQHFLVLKKPISYHEKVVGYILIGKSVTTQHHFFQKASELLLLLACISTILIGLLSYYMAGKAMVPIQWSFDKQKKFVSDASHELRTPLSIFYSSLDILELEEAKHLTPFGKELITDLKDEAQLMKALLDKLLFLARHDQQQGLAHQEVLQLSTMLEKISTKFQKIMPEPIQFCTQIEDNIELLGDATKIQELLYILLDNAIAYTKQGQITLTLSKQANLITIALADSGIGIPEQELAMVFERFYRSDTSRQRNGTGLGLAIAQAIVEQHGGKIYVTSTVGKGSTFYIEFPVQ; translated from the coding sequence ATGTTTCATAAAACCAGAAAAAAATTATCTTATTTGTATGCCACACTCTATTTTTTATTGTTTTCGCTGTTTATTATTGTTCTTTATTTTTCTCTCGTTAAATTGATGGAAAATCAACAAATACAAGAATTAGAAGCGTTTTATATAAAACAGGAACATGATTATTTTGAATATGCAAATGACAACAAAAAAACCGTGAGCTATGATCCAAATCGGAATTATTTTTATTATATCTATACAAACGATCATCAATTTATCCATGGGGATGAATCTGTTAGAGGGCTTAAAACACAAGTAGAAAAAGCCTTTTCGCCAGACCGTCAAGTTCACGATGTCGTACGTCGTTTCGAATGGAAAGAACAGCATTTTCTTGTACTCAAAAAACCGATTAGCTATCATGAAAAAGTAGTCGGTTATATACTGATTGGGAAATCTGTAACAACACAACATCACTTTTTTCAAAAAGCAAGTGAGTTACTGCTACTATTAGCGTGTATTTCAACGATTTTAATCGGATTACTGAGCTACTACATGGCTGGCAAAGCGATGGTTCCTATTCAATGGTCATTTGATAAACAAAAAAAGTTTGTTTCGGATGCCTCTCATGAATTGCGCACACCACTTAGTATTTTTTATAGTTCACTCGATATTTTAGAACTTGAGGAAGCAAAGCATTTAACTCCTTTTGGCAAAGAGTTAATTACAGATTTAAAAGATGAGGCCCAATTAATGAAAGCACTGCTTGATAAACTATTATTTTTAGCGCGCCACGATCAACAGCAGGGCTTAGCTCATCAAGAAGTATTACAGCTATCTACTATGCTTGAAAAAATCAGTACTAAATTTCAGAAAATTATGCCCGAACCCATTCAATTTTGCACACAAATAGAAGACAACATTGAACTACTTGGCGATGCAACAAAAATACAAGAACTGCTTTATATCCTATTAGATAATGCTATTGCCTATACAAAGCAAGGTCAGATTACATTGACACTTTCAAAACAAGCAAACCTTATCACGATTGCTCTAGCAGATAGTGGTATCGGTATACCAGAGCAGGAACTTGCCATGGTGTTTGAACGCTTTTACCGCAGTGACACTTCACGTCAACGCAATGGGACAGGGTTAGGTCTTGCCATTGCACAAGCGATTGTAGAACAGCATGGAGGAAAAATTTATGTTACGAGTACTGTAGGAAAAGGTTCAACGTTTTATATTGAATTTCCCGTTCAATAA
- a CDS encoding response regulator transcription factor: MKILLAEDDSRLRKNIVHILKKEFHHVASVDNGQDALNNTFSEQYDLVILDWMMPQLSGIAVCQQLRQSGFNGSILMLTAKDDTEDIITGLDSGADDYLVKPFKMEELLARVRALLRRKNKVIEQVVRVDNLTLQVDARTFLLNNTEVELTKNEFLLLEYLFLNKGRVLTREQICIYIWGYDYDVSNNSLDALVKLVRKKIDDGQVKSRIQNVRGIGYKLRESHVS, encoded by the coding sequence ATGAAAATATTACTGGCAGAAGATGATAGTCGACTACGTAAAAATATTGTTCATATTTTAAAAAAAGAATTCCACCATGTTGCATCTGTCGATAATGGACAAGATGCCCTGAACAATACATTTTCTGAACAGTACGATTTAGTGATTTTAGATTGGATGATGCCTCAGCTAAGTGGTATTGCTGTTTGTCAGCAGTTACGACAAAGTGGCTTTAATGGCAGTATTTTAATGCTAACTGCCAAGGACGATACAGAAGATATCATTACAGGACTTGATAGTGGCGCTGACGATTATTTAGTAAAACCCTTTAAGATGGAGGAACTGTTAGCAAGGGTGCGGGCATTACTGCGTAGAAAAAATAAAGTGATTGAGCAAGTTGTCAGAGTAGATAATTTAACCTTACAAGTCGATGCGCGGACTTTTTTGCTTAATAATACCGAAGTAGAATTAACTAAAAATGAATTTTTGCTTCTTGAATATTTATTTTTAAATAAAGGTCGTGTTCTAACGAGAGAACAAATATGCATTTATATTTGGGGCTATGATTATGATGTATCCAACAATTCATTAGATGCTTTAGTAAAGCTTGTTCGAAAAAAAATTGATGATGGGCAAGTCAAATCACGCATTCAAAATGTGCGGGGCATTGGCTATAAATTGAGGGAATCTCATGTTTCATAA
- a CDS encoding antibiotic biosynthesis monooxygenase family protein: MDSYYAVIFTSQRTDDDNEGYAKMADAIEVLAKQQSGFLRVASTRNAEGQGITVSYWESLEAIQQWKNNAQHVVAQQLGKEKWYSHYHVEICQVMRAYSF, translated from the coding sequence ATGGATAGTTATTATGCAGTTATTTTCACATCACAACGGACGGATGACGACAACGAAGGATATGCCAAAATGGCGGATGCCATTGAAGTATTAGCAAAACAGCAGTCAGGTTTTCTTCGTGTGGCAAGTACAAGAAATGCCGAGGGGCAGGGGATTACTGTATCGTATTGGGAATCGTTAGAGGCGATTCAACAGTGGAAAAACAATGCACAACATGTTGTAGCACAACAACTAGGGAAAGAAAAATGGTACAGTCATTATCATGTAGAAATATGCCAAGTTATGCGTGCATATTCTTTTTAA
- the thiD gene encoding bifunctional hydroxymethylpyrimidine kinase/phosphomethylpyrimidine kinase: MKKTLTIAGSAARGGAGIQADLKTFQELGVYGTSAITAFVATHPRTNQGVFTQSLDVIEAQLHTIATQIGIDALKTGMLFTKDIIELVSDWLSTVQVKHVVIDPVMFGKVGTALMEEGAMSSLKDKLLPHATIMTPNMPEAEYLLGGKKLTTATDLQDAARDLHKLGTQFVLVKGGRLDGPATDVLYDGVRMVTLEAPRIDTIHTNGAGCSYSAAITAGLAQGLSVEEAVIQAKKFVTAGIRRAIPFETVAGAIDHRAYKAFGEHDITVTRYS; encoded by the coding sequence ATGAAAAAAACACTGACAATTGCTGGTTCTGCCGCACGTGGCGGAGCTGGTATTCAAGCCGATTTAAAAACTTTCCAAGAACTAGGGGTGTACGGCACTTCTGCCATTACGGCCTTTGTCGCAACACATCCTCGTACTAATCAAGGCGTTTTTACGCAATCGTTAGACGTTATTGAGGCACAGCTCCATACGATTGCAACGCAAATTGGCATAGATGCTTTAAAAACAGGGATGCTATTCACCAAAGATATCATTGAGCTTGTGTCAGACTGGCTCTCTACTGTTCAGGTCAAACATGTCGTAATTGACCCCGTTATGTTCGGTAAAGTAGGAACTGCATTAATGGAAGAAGGTGCCATGTCTTCTTTAAAGGATAAACTATTACCGCATGCAACAATTATGACCCCTAATATGCCTGAAGCAGAATATTTGCTCGGTGGTAAAAAACTGACGACTGCCACTGATTTACAGGATGCTGCCCGTGATTTACATAAGCTTGGCACGCAATTTGTACTCGTAAAAGGTGGTCGTCTCGATGGTCCAGCAACAGATGTATTATATGATGGCGTACGCATGGTAACATTGGAAGCCCCACGTATTGATACTATCCATACAAATGGAGCAGGTTGTTCATATTCTGCCGCAATCACTGCTGGCTTAGCACAAGGTTTAAGTGTTGAAGAGGCTGTTATTCAAGCTAAAAAGTTTGTTACTGCTGGCATTCGTCGAGCTATACCGTTTGAAACGGTTGCTGGAGCTATTGACCATCGTGCCTATAAAGCGTTTGGTGAACATGATATTACAGTAACTCGATACTCGTAA
- a CDS encoding DUF418 domain-containing protein yields the protein MERIKLLDVARGLAIIGTLGTNIWIFGSAGYSVDLDETDISRIGSYISKFSDYLTNGKFLGLLTIMFGIGMQLKYASFQNRGLPWFKLYLWSMILLFLDGVLHFIFVFEFDVLMSYSLTGILVAFIIQRSERVMKICMFIAASIHLFHQVVEGFLMDKIMTTQLARTLFPNNPYANISANRSSIAEQAALVRQENQLLEIAGFSWWEQVVYRLEHFWVLRSEAIMILPMNVFLFLLGVFLVRKGLLKMDEHGIRLQNRLLWIGLGIGIPLNALSFFSTQFVVLDRYVFAPVLSLGYLGLVFLIARHQKFVKTQHYISNVGKMALTCYIAQNIIASFLFYNWGLGLSNHYSQPLIHASWLGITLFMIVFSTLWLRKYKQGPVETIWRKLGNIPVKRHLQKLT from the coding sequence ATGGAAAGAATAAAATTATTGGATGTTGCGAGAGGACTAGCCATAATTGGCACACTGGGAACGAATATTTGGATTTTTGGATCAGCTGGCTATTCAGTCGATTTAGATGAAACTGATATTTCAAGGATTGGTTCATATATATCTAAGTTTTCAGATTATTTGACGAACGGGAAATTTCTTGGCTTATTAACGATTATGTTCGGCATTGGCATGCAATTGAAATATGCTAGTTTCCAAAATAGGGGGCTCCCTTGGTTTAAACTGTACCTATGGTCTATGATATTGCTTTTTTTAGATGGGGTTCTTCATTTTATATTTGTTTTTGAATTTGATGTATTAATGAGTTATTCCCTAACAGGTATCCTCGTTGCATTTATTATTCAACGCTCAGAGCGAGTCATGAAAATTTGTATGTTTATTGCAGCTAGTATTCACCTTTTTCACCAAGTCGTAGAAGGTTTTCTTATGGACAAAATTATGACGACTCAACTTGCACGAACATTGTTTCCAAACAATCCATATGCCAATATAAGTGCTAATCGTAGTAGTATTGCTGAACAAGCAGCATTAGTTCGTCAGGAAAATCAATTGCTTGAGATAGCTGGATTTTCATGGTGGGAGCAAGTTGTATACAGACTAGAACATTTTTGGGTTTTACGCTCAGAAGCGATTATGATTTTACCAATGAATGTTTTTTTATTTTTACTGGGTGTCTTCCTCGTCAGAAAAGGTTTATTGAAAATGGATGAACACGGCATTCGACTGCAAAACCGCCTACTATGGATTGGATTAGGTATTGGTATCCCATTAAATGCACTATCGTTTTTTAGTACTCAATTTGTCGTTTTAGACCGCTATGTTTTTGCCCCTGTTTTATCACTGGGTTATCTCGGTCTTGTCTTTTTAATCGCCCGCCATCAAAAGTTCGTTAAAACCCAACATTATATTAGTAATGTTGGCAAAATGGCACTTACATGCTATATCGCACAAAATATCATTGCATCCTTTTTGTTCTATAATTGGGGACTTGGCCTATCCAACCATTATAGTCAACCATTAATCCACGCATCTTGGCTAGGCATTACGTTGTTTATGATTGTATTTTCTACTTTATGGTTACGAAAATATAAACAAGGTCCAGTTGAAACCATCTGGCGTAAACTTGGCAATATCCCTGTGAAACGCCATCTACAAAAATTAACGTAA